From one Campylobacter suis genomic stretch:
- a CDS encoding methylenetetrahydrofolate reductase — MLKNRILNKEKELVLYALTPPKAEFDEQKLCEISDRWSGRINDINADGLVLYEVQDESGRSDSERTFEFSGTLSPQRYYSNYLNVSTNPVFYRVAGAYDESSFRKSLKQQSANLNVLVGATHSHQSVSLSLQRAYEIACEFDELVVGGVCISERHAKKGDEPKRMRQKLEMGAKFFISQAIFDAQLARQFLADCAKASIDVPIFLTFSTAGNAKTLDFIKWLGVSVPTSVEDRLNKSSDYLNESVQIIKEIWGELKEFGDKNGLNLSLNIESVMAKRAEIEASLVLCKQLKNI, encoded by the coding sequence TTGCTAAAAAACAGAATTTTAAACAAAGAAAAAGAGCTAGTTTTATACGCTCTAACCCCACCAAAAGCTGAGTTTGATGAGCAAAAACTGTGCGAAATTTCAGATCGATGGAGCGGTCGCATAAACGACATAAACGCCGACGGACTCGTGCTTTACGAGGTGCAAGATGAGAGTGGGCGAAGTGATAGTGAGCGGACATTTGAGTTTAGCGGGACATTAAGCCCGCAAAGATATTACTCAAACTACCTAAATGTCAGCACAAATCCCGTCTTTTATAGGGTCGCTGGGGCGTATGATGAGAGCAGTTTTCGCAAATCTTTAAAACAACAAAGCGCAAATTTGAATGTCTTGGTTGGCGCCACACACTCGCACCAAAGTGTGAGCTTAAGCCTACAAAGGGCGTATGAGATAGCGTGTGAGTTTGATGAGCTTGTGGTTGGTGGGGTTTGCATAAGTGAGCGCCACGCTAAAAAGGGGGATGAGCCTAAGAGAATGCGCCAAAAGCTAGAAATGGGGGCAAAATTTTTCATCTCGCAGGCGATTTTTGATGCACAGCTTGCGAGGCAGTTTTTGGCTGATTGCGCTAAGGCTAGTATAGATGTGCCTATTTTTCTTACATTTAGCACGGCAGGTAATGCAAAGACGCTTGATTTTATAAAATGGCTTGGTGTTAGCGTGCCAACAAGCGTTGAGGATAGGCTAAATAAATCAAGTGATTATCTAAATGAAAGCGTGCAAATCATCAAAGAAATTTGGGGCGAGCTTAAAGAATTTGGCGATAAAAATGGGCTAAATTTGAGCCTAAATATCGAAAGCGTGATGGCAAAACGAGCCGAGATAGAGGCTAGTTTGGTTCTTTGCAAGCAGTTAAAAAATATATGA
- the metE gene encoding 5-methyltetrahydropteroyltriglutamate--homocysteine S-methyltransferase, giving the protein MIKSYVTGFPRIGEKRELKRALEGLWSKKEGFDEAKLEDTAKTLKARHWAYQKEVGIDLISSNDFSLYDLMLDTIYALGCIPFRFRGLSGRELYFAMARGEKSAVAMEMTKWFNTNYHYIVPELNKDTKFSLNSEKIIAEYNEAKQNGINTKINLIGPITFLALSKTTDDSCAFCHLDAVVGEYAKLLEQISKLDDEVFVQFDEPIFVTDKGDALSDKITPVYEKLTGVSSNIKIIFMTYFEHALNAVNEVLKTKIYGLGLDFIHGAKNTQALPALANSDVKLFAGVVDGRNVWKANIDEKVKFVKELESKLGGKDFYIGSSCSLLHVPFTLKYEKKLNDEVKSWLSFAVEKLSEISIITSLANNKELCEVASKIYAQNKASANSRASSALIHDKAVKDRVSNLSKFERDMSFDERIKIQQKALNYGVLPTTTIGSFPQTVELRVARQNFKKGEINKLAYENHIKAYIDECVKFQEECGLDVLVHGEPERNDMVEYFGEQIKGYAFSENGWVQSYGSRCVKPPLLFGDVSRPEPMTVEWIRYAQSKTSKIMKGMLTGPVTMLNWSFVRDDISRAEVAKQLALCIYDEIADLQDAGIKVIQVDEAAFKEGYPLRAENIGAYEKFSVDCFKLSVASARPETQIHTHMCYSEFNDIIKTIEAMDADVISIETARSGNELLKIFKAVGYKQEVGPGVYDIHSPRIPSVDEMVAQIKALLEVLPKEQLWINPDCGLKTRKWEEVEPSLKNMVEAVKIARAL; this is encoded by the coding sequence ATGATAAAATCTTACGTTACAGGTTTTCCAAGAATTGGCGAAAAAAGAGAGCTTAAGCGCGCGCTTGAAGGGCTTTGGAGCAAAAAAGAGGGCTTTGATGAAGCAAAGCTTGAAGACACAGCAAAGACGCTAAAAGCACGCCACTGGGCCTATCAAAAAGAGGTCGGCATAGATCTCATCTCAAGCAACGACTTCTCACTTTACGATCTTATGCTTGATACGATTTACGCGCTTGGGTGCATTCCGTTTAGATTTCGCGGACTTAGCGGACGCGAACTATACTTTGCTATGGCAAGAGGCGAAAAGTCAGCCGTGGCTATGGAGATGACAAAGTGGTTTAACACAAACTACCACTACATCGTGCCAGAGCTAAACAAAGACACGAAATTTAGTCTAAATAGCGAAAAAATCATCGCCGAATACAACGAAGCAAAGCAAAACGGCATAAACACAAAGATAAACCTAATCGGCCCTATCACATTTTTAGCGCTATCAAAGACCACAGATGATAGCTGTGCGTTTTGCCATTTAGACGCTGTAGTAGGCGAGTATGCAAAGCTTTTAGAGCAAATTTCAAAGCTTGATGATGAGGTGTTTGTGCAGTTTGATGAGCCAATATTTGTAACGGATAAGGGCGACGCGCTAAGCGATAAGATCACGCCAGTTTATGAAAAACTCACAGGCGTTTCAAGCAACATTAAAATCATATTTATGACATATTTCGAGCACGCGCTAAACGCTGTAAATGAAGTGTTAAAGACTAAAATTTATGGTCTTGGACTTGACTTTATACACGGCGCAAAAAACACACAAGCCCTACCAGCTCTTGCAAACTCAGATGTAAAGCTATTTGCCGGTGTTGTAGATGGTAGAAATGTTTGGAAGGCAAACATCGATGAGAAGGTAAAATTTGTCAAAGAGCTTGAGAGTAAGCTTGGTGGAAAGGACTTTTACATCGGCTCATCTTGCTCACTACTTCACGTGCCATTTACCCTAAAATACGAAAAAAAACTAAACGATGAAGTAAAAAGCTGGCTAAGCTTTGCGGTTGAAAAACTAAGTGAAATTTCTATCATCACTAGCCTAGCAAACAACAAAGAGCTATGCGAAGTCGCAAGTAAAATTTACGCTCAAAATAAAGCAAGCGCAAACTCTCGCGCAAGCTCGGCTCTTATACACGATAAAGCAGTCAAAGATCGCGTGTCAAATTTAAGTAAATTTGAGCGAGATATGAGCTTTGATGAGCGTATCAAGATACAGCAAAAAGCCCTAAACTACGGCGTTTTACCTACGACTACGATAGGAAGCTTCCCGCAAACCGTAGAGCTTCGCGTAGCGCGTCAAAATTTCAAAAAAGGCGAGATAAACAAACTAGCTTATGAAAACCACATCAAAGCCTACATTGATGAGTGCGTGAAATTTCAAGAGGAGTGCGGGTTAGATGTGCTAGTGCATGGCGAGCCTGAGAGAAACGACATGGTGGAGTACTTTGGCGAGCAGATAAAGGGCTATGCGTTTAGTGAAAATGGCTGGGTGCAAAGCTACGGTAGCCGCTGCGTCAAGCCACCGCTTTTGTTTGGCGATGTGAGCCGCCCAGAGCCGATGACTGTGGAGTGGATACGCTACGCACAAAGCAAGACAAGCAAGATAATGAAAGGTATGCTAACAGGCCCTGTGACTATGCTAAACTGGTCATTCGTGCGCGATGACATAAGCCGTGCCGAGGTGGCAAAACAGCTCGCACTTTGTATCTATGATGAGATAGCAGACCTTCAAGACGCTGGCATTAAGGTCATTCAAGTAGATGAAGCGGCGTTTAAAGAGGGCTATCCGCTAAGGGCTGAAAATATCGGTGCGTATGAGAAATTTTCAGTAGATTGCTTTAAGCTTTCAGTCGCTTCTGCGCGTCCTGAAACGCAAATCCACACACATATGTGCTACTCTGAGTTTAACGACATTATAAAAACTATAGAAGCTATGGATGCTGATGTCATCTCGATAGAAACGGCAAGATCAGGCAACGAACTGCTTAAAATTTTTAAAGCAGTAGGCTATAAGCAAGAGGTTGGTCCAGGTGTTTATGACATCCACAGCCCAAGAATTCCAAGCGTAGATGAGATGGTCGCACAGATAAAAGCACTGCTTGAAGTGCTTCCAAAAGAGCAACTTTGGATAAATCCAGACTGCGGACTAAAAACTAGAAAATGGGAAGAGGTTGAGCCAAGCCTTAAAAATATGGTCGAAGCGGTTAAGATCGCTAGAGCACTTTAA
- a CDS encoding FAD-dependent oxidoreductase produces the protein MQNRHFDVVIIGAGTSGTALFYELAAFTNIKNVALLEKYEGVATLNSNGRCNSQTIHCGDIETNYSFEKAKSVAQIAKMPVNYALKHGYDGKFMFAHQKMVLAVGDKEVSSIRARYEKFKEIYPYLELYEREDLKRIEPSVVFELDGSERKENIVAMGTHNGTYTTMDFGAMCNSLVKNAQILGGEGFKLKLNCNVEEIKKIGDTFYLKTSDKQAISASYVVVDAGCHSLYLAHKMGYGLDLSTLPVAGSFYLTKKRLLNGKVYMVQNNKLPFAALHGDPDILASGNTRFGPTALVMPKLERYHGNSSFLEFLSSLKLDKNVLEVFINLIKDADIRRYVLRNFLFEIPLVNKKEFIKDARKIVPSLKEEDIYYASGFGGVRPQVINRHTKQLELGEGRISTNDGIVFNMTPSPGATSCFDTARRDLLEICKYLDKNFDEQKFNEELLS, from the coding sequence ATGCAAAATAGGCATTTTGATGTAGTTATCATAGGAGCTGGCACAAGCGGAACCGCGCTATTTTATGAGCTGGCAGCTTTTACAAATATAAAAAATGTTGCACTTTTGGAGAAATATGAGGGAGTTGCAACCCTAAACTCAAATGGTAGATGTAACTCACAGACAATACACTGCGGAGATATAGAGACAAATTATAGCTTTGAAAAGGCTAAGAGTGTCGCACAAATAGCTAAAATGCCAGTAAATTACGCCCTAAAGCACGGCTATGATGGGAAATTTATGTTTGCACATCAAAAGATGGTCTTAGCCGTTGGAGACAAAGAGGTCTCAAGTATTAGAGCTAGATATGAAAAATTTAAAGAAATTTACCCATATCTTGAGCTTTATGAAAGAGAGGATCTAAAACGGATAGAACCTAGCGTAGTCTTTGAGCTAGATGGCTCAGAGCGTAAAGAGAATATCGTAGCCATGGGCACTCACAATGGTACTTATACCACAATGGACTTTGGTGCGATGTGTAACTCACTTGTAAAAAATGCCCAAATTTTAGGCGGAGAAGGCTTTAAGCTTAAGCTAAATTGCAATGTTGAAGAGATTAAAAAAATAGGCGATACATTTTACCTAAAAACAAGCGATAAGCAAGCCATAAGCGCTAGCTATGTAGTCGTAGATGCTGGCTGTCACTCTCTTTATCTAGCACACAAAATGGGCTATGGGCTAGACCTTAGTACGCTGCCTGTGGCGGGTAGCTTTTACCTAACAAAAAAACGACTTTTAAATGGTAAAGTTTATATGGTACAAAACAATAAATTACCCTTTGCAGCGCTTCATGGCGATCCAGATATATTAGCTAGCGGTAACACTCGCTTTGGACCAACAGCGCTTGTCATGCCAAAACTTGAGCGCTATCACGGAAACTCTAGCTTTTTGGAGTTTTTAAGCTCTTTAAAACTTGATAAAAATGTACTTGAAGTCTTTATAAATTTGATAAAAGATGCTGACATTAGGCGATATGTTTTAAGAAATTTCTTATTTGAAATTCCACTAGTAAATAAAAAGGAATTTATAAAAGATGCTAGAAAGATAGTGCCTAGCCTAAAAGAGGAGGATATATACTATGCTAGTGGGTTTGGCGGAGTAAGACCACAGGTCATAAACAGGCATACAAAGCAGCTTGAGCTTGGCGAAGGGCGCATTAGTACAAACGACGGTATAGTCTTTAATATGACGCCAAGCCCAGGAGCTACTAGCTGTTTTGACACAGCACGCCGTGACCTTTTAGAAATTTGCAAATATCTTGATAAAAATTTTGATGAGCAAAAATTTAACGAAGAGCTTTTAAGCTAA
- a CDS encoding pseudouridine synthase: MRLNKFISHNTNYSRREADELIRQGKVSVNNRVVSELGVSVSDDDKVKINGRLVRLKKDFTMIVYHKQKGELVTKKDDRGRKTIYDNLPNGLSKFVSIGRLDFASEGLLLLTDAPAIATALMASDIEREYYLKVKGEITEEVKTAMREGFFAADATKGAHAKTAIKSMEFKPFVAFDIFGSSGGYTKLRVMINEGKNRELRRFFGYFDLEVVELKRVAFGRVDLGTLKEGKWRYFNNSEYDDLRDFIKVNKIYY, translated from the coding sequence ATGCGTCTAAATAAATTTATATCTCATAACACAAACTACTCACGCCGCGAGGCTGACGAGCTTATTAGACAGGGCAAAGTTAGTGTTAATAACAGAGTTGTTAGTGAGCTTGGTGTTAGTGTTAGTGATGATGATAAAGTAAAAATAAATGGGCGTCTCGTAAGACTCAAAAAGGATTTTACGATGATTGTCTATCATAAACAAAAGGGTGAGTTAGTAACTAAAAAAGATGATCGTGGACGAAAAACGATATATGATAACTTACCTAACGGTTTATCAAAATTTGTTAGTATTGGGCGACTTGACTTTGCAAGTGAGGGTTTGCTGTTACTAACGGACGCCCCAGCTATCGCAACGGCACTTATGGCAAGCGATATAGAACGCGAATATTATCTTAAGGTAAAAGGTGAGATAACTGAAGAGGTAAAAACCGCTATGAGAGAAGGATTTTTTGCAGCTGATGCAACTAAAGGCGCACATGCCAAAACTGCCATAAAATCAATGGAATTTAAGCCATTTGTGGCATTTGATATCTTTGGTAGTAGTGGTGGTTATACCAAACTTCGAGTTATGATAAATGAGGGTAAAAATCGTGAGCTAAGGCGGTTTTTTGGCTATTTTGATCTTGAGGTTGTAGAGCTAAAGCGTGTTGCATTTGGCAGGGTTGATCTTGGGACTTTAAAAGAGGGTAAGTGGCGATATTTTAATAACAGCGAATATGACGACTTAAGAGATTTTATAAAAGTAAATAAAATTTACTACTAA
- a CDS encoding KpsF/GutQ family sugar-phosphate isomerase has protein sequence MSELIKIAQEVLKLEASELTRAAQNLEAGFAQAVELLYASKGKVVVTGVGKSGHIGAKIAATLASTGTPSFFLHPTEAMHGDLGMIGKDDIVLAISFSGESDELVKILPHIKRFGVSIVGMAKSHQSSLGQFCDAFVSIDVSKEACPLNAAPTTSTTLTLALGDALAVCLMQKRNFKAEDFANFHPGGSLGKRLFVKVKDIMLTQNLPIVSDDVSLKLAIDTMTHGKMGNVLLTNKDGLLVAVLSDGDLRRALMSENFNINEKAINYATKNPKVLDDENMLAIDALALIERFKIQLLIIASEGKVKGVIHIHDLTSLGLK, from the coding sequence ATGAGCGAGCTTATAAAAATCGCACAAGAAGTTTTGAAGCTAGAGGCTAGTGAGCTAACAAGAGCAGCGCAAAATTTAGAAGCTGGATTTGCACAGGCGGTAGAGCTACTTTATGCTTCAAAAGGCAAAGTAGTAGTAACTGGAGTGGGCAAGAGTGGGCATATAGGCGCAAAGATAGCCGCAACACTGGCAAGCACTGGAACGCCAAGCTTTTTCTTACATCCGACAGAGGCTATGCACGGCGACCTTGGCATGATAGGCAAAGATGATATCGTGCTTGCTATCAGTTTTAGCGGAGAGAGCGATGAGTTAGTTAAAATTTTGCCTCACATTAAGCGTTTTGGTGTTAGTATCGTTGGTATGGCAAAAAGTCATCAAAGCTCGCTTGGTCAATTTTGTGATGCATTTGTTAGCATAGATGTTAGTAAAGAAGCTTGCCCTTTAAATGCCGCACCTACAACATCTACAACACTAACACTGGCACTAGGAGATGCATTAGCTGTTTGTTTAATGCAAAAACGAAATTTTAAAGCCGAAGACTTTGCTAATTTTCATCCCGGAGGCAGCCTAGGCAAGCGACTTTTTGTAAAGGTAAAAGATATAATGCTAACACAAAATTTACCTATCGTTAGTGATGATGTTAGTTTAAAACTTGCTATAGATACGATGACTCACGGTAAAATGGGCAATGTTTTATTAACTAACAAAGATGGCTTGTTAGTTGCGGTTTTAAGTGATGGCGATCTTAGACGAGCCTTGATGAGTGAAAATTTTAATATCAACGAAAAAGCTATAAACTATGCCACTAAAAATCCAAAAGTACTAGATGATGAAAATATGCTTGCTATTGATGCGCTTGCCTTGATAGAAAGGTTTAAAATTCAGCTTCTTATCATTGCTAGCGAAGGTAAAGTAAAAGGCGTGATTCATATTCATGATTTAACAAGTTTAGGATTAAAATAA
- a CDS encoding ribonuclease J, with amino-acid sequence MSENNNEVTGTSKANKKRRFRPKNKNKQTNATNTSTALVSTQAQSVVDNFFAAPFDDSKKPEKTTQDNTNKQNNKRHNTNKNTNQKEQNFNKPEQKQNEKKKKIRKNLPAKLNGNEPWQQDIASAMQANEAAHQLILEPLKYLNSSDHKVRVIPLGGLGEIGGNMTIFETDTSAIIVDIGMSFPSESMHGVDILIPDFDYVRKIKDKIAGIIITHAHEDHIGAVPYFFKEFKFPIYATPLPLGMINNKFEEHGLKSERSLFRSVEKRKPYLIGDFEVEWIHITHSIIDASALAITTKAGTIIHTGDFKIDHTPIDGYPTDLGRLAYYGERGVLCLMSDSTNSYRDGFTKSESSVGKTFDSIFSKSKGRVIMSTFSSNIHRVYQAIEWGLKYNRKVCVIGRSMERNLFTAMELGYIKLDKKIFIDANEVSKFKDNEVLIVTTGSQGETMSALYRMATDEHKYIKIKPTDQIIISSKAIPGNESSVSTVLNFLIKSGAKVAYQDFSEIHVSGHAAQEEQKLMVRLVKPKFFLPVHGEYNHIAKHKETAISCGVDERNVYLMSDGDVVEICQKYMKRVRTVKTGKVFIDNQINKQISDDVVIDRQNLAEAGVVMIIAQISSHEQKLIGKSRVISYGLVANKQDAEFSREMQEILVQFLSNVKEELLKDNRMLESQIRQVIRKHIFRKVKKYPTIVPIIYVM; translated from the coding sequence ATGAGCGAAAACAATAACGAGGTAACTGGAACGAGCAAGGCAAATAAAAAACGCCGCTTTCGTCCAAAAAACAAAAACAAACAAACTAACGCGACTAACACAAGCACAGCGTTAGTTAGCACACAAGCACAAAGTGTTGTGGATAACTTCTTTGCAGCACCTTTTGATGATAGCAAAAAGCCTGAAAAAACAACTCAAGATAACACTAACAAACAAAATAACAAAAGGCATAACACTAACAAAAATACTAACCAAAAAGAGCAAAATTTTAACAAACCAGAACAAAAACAAAACGAAAAAAAGAAAAAAATTCGTAAAAATTTACCAGCTAAACTAAATGGTAATGAGCCTTGGCAACAAGATATAGCTTCAGCTATGCAGGCAAATGAGGCTGCTCACCAGCTAATACTCGAGCCATTAAAATACCTAAACTCAAGTGATCATAAGGTTCGTGTGATACCGCTTGGAGGTCTTGGTGAGATAGGTGGCAATATGACTATCTTTGAGACTGATACAAGTGCGATAATAGTTGATATAGGCATGAGTTTTCCAAGTGAGAGTATGCATGGTGTCGATATACTTATACCCGATTTTGATTATGTAAGAAAGATAAAGGATAAGATAGCAGGCATCATCATAACTCACGCACATGAAGACCATATCGGTGCAGTGCCTTACTTCTTTAAAGAGTTTAAATTCCCTATCTATGCCACGCCACTGCCGCTTGGCATGATAAATAATAAATTTGAAGAGCACGGACTTAAGAGTGAACGCTCGCTATTTCGCTCAGTAGAAAAACGCAAACCTTATCTTATCGGTGACTTTGAAGTTGAGTGGATACATATAACTCACTCTATTATCGATGCTTCAGCACTAGCCATAACAACAAAAGCGGGCACGATAATTCATACTGGAGACTTTAAGATAGACCATACTCCAATAGATGGTTACCCAACCGATCTTGGTAGGCTTGCTTACTATGGTGAGCGTGGGGTGCTATGTTTAATGAGTGATAGCACAAATAGCTACCGAGATGGCTTTACAAAGAGTGAAAGTAGCGTTGGAAAGACATTTGATTCGATATTTTCAAAATCAAAAGGTCGCGTTATAATGAGCACATTTAGCTCAAACATACACCGAGTATATCAAGCTATTGAGTGGGGACTTAAATACAACCGCAAAGTTTGTGTTATCGGCAGAAGTATGGAGCGAAATTTATTTACGGCTATGGAGCTTGGATATATAAAGCTAGATAAAAAAATCTTTATCGATGCAAATGAGGTTAGTAAATTTAAAGATAACGAAGTCCTTATTGTAACTACAGGCTCACAAGGCGAGACGATGTCAGCACTTTATCGCATGGCAACTGATGAACATAAGTATATAAAGATAAAGCCAACCGATCAGATAATAATAAGCTCAAAAGCTATTCCTGGTAATGAAAGTAGCGTTTCAACCGTTCTAAACTTTTTAATAAAATCAGGCGCAAAGGTCGCGTATCAAGACTTTAGCGAAATTCATGTTAGCGGACACGCTGCACAAGAGGAGCAAAAGCTCATGGTAAGACTTGTAAAACCTAAGTTTTTCTTGCCAGTTCATGGGGAGTACAACCACATAGCAAAACACAAAGAGACAGCTATAAGCTGTGGTGTTGATGAGAGAAATGTGTATTTAATGAGCGATGGTGATGTTGTTGAGATATGCCAAAAATATATGAAGCGCGTTCGTACTGTAAAAACAGGCAAGGTATTTATAGATAATCAAATCAACAAACAAATATCTGACGATGTTGTGATCGACCGTCAAAATCTCGCCGAAGCAGGCGTTGTAATGATTATCGCGCAAATTTCTAGTCACGAGCAAAAGCTCATCGGAAAGTCGCGTGTTATTAGCTACGGACTTGTTGCAAACAAACAAGATGCTGAGTTTAGTCGCGAGATGCAAGAAATTTTGGTTCAATTTTTAAGCAATGTCAAAGAGGAACTTTTAAAAGATAATAGAATGCTTGAAAGCCAGATTAGGCAAGTTATACGCAAGCATATCTTTAGAAAAGTTAAAAAGTATCCAACTATCGTTCCGATAATATATGTGATGTAA
- the rsmA gene encoding 16S rRNA (adenine(1518)-N(6)/adenine(1519)-N(6))-dimethyltransferase RsmA has translation MLKAKKKFGQNFLKDESILTQIIQAIPKQTTPDFGGRVVEIGPGLGDLTSWLLKSGYSVSSYEIDDDLVPHLEQKFADFAKDGRFKLIHKDANLAWDEQGSLLDRPYIMVANLPYYVATKMVLNALKDGFCAGVIAMVQKEVAIKFTCKGRESEFSSLGVLANINAKTELLFDVAPECFEPAPKVMSSVFKISKEQKLIAPDGVFASFSEYEKFQSFLKSSFSSPRKTLLKNLSQICDKAFLNEAFASLELSQNIRPHELNALLYLKIYNIIKAKNERKQ, from the coding sequence ATGTTAAAAGCGAAGAAAAAATTTGGTCAAAATTTCTTAAAAGATGAGAGCATTTTAACGCAGATCATCCAAGCGATACCCAAGCAAACGACGCCTGATTTTGGCGGGCGAGTTGTGGAGATTGGGCCTGGCTTAGGTGATTTAACTTCTTGGCTATTAAAGAGCGGATATAGCGTGAGTAGCTACGAGATAGATGATGATCTCGTGCCACATTTAGAGCAAAAATTCGCAGATTTTGCCAAAGATGGACGATTTAAACTGATACATAAAGATGCAAATTTAGCATGGGATGAGCAGGGTAGCTTGCTTGATAGACCTTATATAATGGTCGCAAATTTACCTTATTATGTCGCGACAAAAATGGTGCTAAACGCACTTAAAGACGGCTTTTGTGCTGGTGTGATAGCCATGGTGCAAAAAGAGGTCGCGATAAAATTTACCTGTAAGGGCAGGGAGAGCGAGTTTAGCTCACTTGGTGTTTTGGCAAACATTAACGCTAAGACGGAGTTGCTTTTTGATGTGGCTCCTGAGTGCTTTGAACCAGCCCCAAAGGTAATGTCATCAGTTTTTAAGATAAGCAAAGAGCAAAAGCTAATCGCGCCTGATGGGGTGTTTGCAAGCTTTAGCGAGTATGAAAAATTTCAGAGCTTTTTAAAGAGCTCTTTTAGCTCGCCAAGAAAGACTTTGCTTAAAAATTTAAGCCAAATTTGCGATAAAGCTTTTTTAAATGAAGCTTTTGCGAGTTTAGAGCTTAGTCAAAACATTCGTCCGCATGAGTTAAATGCCTTATTATATTTAAAAATTTACAACATAATAAAGGCAAAAAATGAGCGAAAACAATAA
- the hisF gene encoding imidazole glycerol phosphate synthase subunit HisF, which yields MNYFAKRIIPCLDVKDGRVVKGVNFVGLIDAGDPVEIAKRYNEEGADELCFLDITATHRGNKTIVDVVAQVARELFIPLTVGGGIRSVDDISALLNVGCDKVSLNSAAIHNPTLIDEAAKKFGSQCVVVAIDAKKTEQGYHVFINGGCVDTGLDAFEWAKEVESRGAGEILLTSMDADGTKAGFELELTGQMSRELNIPVIASGGAGSMEHFKDAFLAGADAALAASIFHFKEIEILALKRYLSENGVSVRV from the coding sequence ATGAACTACTTTGCAAAACGCATTATCCCTTGCCTTGATGTCAAAGACGGTCGCGTTGTAAAGGGCGTAAATTTCGTAGGACTTATCGACGCGGGCGATCCCGTGGAGATAGCCAAACGCTACAACGAAGAGGGCGCTGATGAGCTGTGTTTTCTTGATATCACGGCCACGCACCGCGGTAACAAAACCATCGTAGATGTCGTAGCACAGGTCGCTCGTGAGCTTTTTATCCCGCTAACCGTGGGCGGTGGCATAAGAAGCGTAGATGACATCTCGGCACTCTTAAACGTAGGCTGTGATAAGGTGAGCCTAAACTCAGCCGCCATTCACAACCCCACTCTCATCGATGAAGCCGCGAAAAAATTTGGCTCTCAGTGTGTGGTCGTGGCGATTGACGCTAAAAAAACAGAGCAAGGCTATCATGTATTTATAAACGGTGGATGCGTGGATACTGGGCTTGACGCCTTTGAGTGGGCGAAAGAAGTTGAGAGTCGCGGAGCTGGAGAAATTTTGCTAACTTCGATGGATGCGGACGGCACGAAGGCAGGATTTGAGCTAGAGCTTACAGGGCAAATGAGCCGTGAGCTAAATATCCCAGTCATCGCAAGTGGCGGAGCTGGGAGTATGGAGCATTTTAAGGACGCATTTTTAGCGGGAGCTGACGCGGCACTGGCGGCAAGCATTTTTCACTTTAAAGAGATAGAAATTTTAGCCTTAAAACGCTATCTTAGCGAAAACGGCGTTAGTGTAAGAGTGTAA
- a CDS encoding aspartate/glutamate racemase family protein, whose protein sequence is MRKIGLIAGMSYESSVSYYIGINKLINERLGGLNSAEILLSSLNFEPIEKAQRQNEWQKAGEILAGHAKILELGGADFILICTNTMHKVYDMVQNSVKIPILHIATATLTTLQNAKVKSVLLLGTSYTMRENFYKEVLVNGGVNVVVPNENDMKFINDTIFNELCKGEITQVTKNRFLQIIKSHSNEISGVILGCTEIGLLIEQKDSEILLFDTTQIHIEQAVNLALS, encoded by the coding sequence ATGAGAAAAATCGGACTAATAGCCGGAATGAGTTACGAATCAAGTGTGAGCTATTATATAGGCATAAACAAGCTTATAAACGAGCGTTTGGGCGGTTTAAATAGTGCTGAAATTTTACTGAGTAGTCTAAATTTTGAACCGATCGAAAAAGCCCAAAGGCAAAATGAGTGGCAAAAAGCAGGTGAAATTTTGGCAGGTCACGCAAAAATTTTAGAACTTGGCGGAGCGGATTTTATTTTAATATGCACAAACACCATGCACAAAGTCTATGACATGGTCCAAAATAGCGTAAAAATCCCTATCTTACATATCGCCACAGCCACATTAACAACCCTACAAAATGCCAAAGTAAAAAGCGTTTTGCTACTTGGCACAAGCTATACTATGCGTGAAAATTTTTATAAAGAAGTGCTTGTAAATGGCGGTGTAAATGTAGTAGTTCCAAATGAAAATGATATGAAATTTATAAATGATACAATTTTTAATGAGCTTTGTAAGGGCGAGATCACGCAAGTCACCAAAAATCGCTTTTTGCAAATCATAAAATCTCACTCTAATGAGATTAGCGGAGTGATTTTGGGCTGTACTGAAATCGGACTTTTGATAGAGCAAAAAGACAGCGAAATTTTGCTTTTTGATACTACACAAATCCACATAGAACAAGCTGTAAATTTGGCGTTGTCGTAA